ACCTTCTTCCACGAAGACCGGTTACGGAGTCCTTGAAGAGGATCTTAAGGTGATAAGCGAGGGTCCAAAGGATTACAGGATAGTGATAAATGTCCCGGCGACAAAACTGATACTCTATGAAGGAGAAGATCCGGCACTTGAATTTCCTGTGGCCGTTGGAGATGTCAGATATAAAACACCCATCGGTCCACAGACGATAAAGAGAATAGAATGGAATCCTTGGTGGTATCCGCCAAAGAGCGACTGGGCGAAGAACGATAAGATAACGCCTCCTGGGCCGAAGAATCCGTTGGGTCCGGTCAAGATGCTGATGAGCGATGACATAAGGCTTCACGGAACCACAAAGGACTGGAGCATAGGACGCGCGGCTTCGCACGGATGTATTCGCATGCATTCAGGTGACGCGCTGACGCTCGCCTGGTATCTGCAGCAGCATCTGACCGACAAGGGTGACCCTTCTTATATGGAGAAGTATAAGAAGCATAGTCGCAGTACTTTTGTGGTCTCTTTGGACCGTCCTGTTCCGGTTGAAATCATCTACGAGCCGGTAGCGGTCCATGAGGACGCCTTGACGATATATCCGGATCTTTACGGGAGGATAAAAGATCTCGAGGGTATCACCGAATGGAAACTTTTTAGCTTTGGCATAGATCCTTGGGAGATAAATGATCTGAAATTGCCTAAGGGAAATAAAAAAGAGGTGCGCCTACCAATATCTGACAGGCCCGACGTCCACGTGGACAAATCTCTTGTAGTATCCGACCCCGCCCATTTTTAGAGACCTTGCGTAATCTCTTAGCTTTCTCATGGGGACCCCGGGTACGACTATATCCATGGCCATGCCTTTCATATGAAGGCTCTCTTTTGCGGCGCGATGTCCGCGCCTTCTTAGCGACCTGTTAAATTCGGGGCTTCTGTAGGCAGAAATGACATCGATTTTACTCACTCCAAAATGGTCCTGTATGTGGTCTATAAGGGCTATGAGCTTTAGGGACATCTGGGCCTTTTCATCGTTCATTCTGCAGCGAAGAAGGTAGTTTATCTCGTTAAGACCCTCATTAATGAAGCCATCCTTGTTCTTATATTCGACGGTTTCAAGTTCGTGGGAATGGGTGTTATAGATGGTTATAATGCCGTCTCCGGCGTATTCAAAGTCCTCAAATGTGGGAATGGATGCCCTGCTTATGACCGAAGGCCAGACGATAGCTACGGCTACTAATAGATGAAGCACTGATATCTTCATATATATCTATTATCGGCAATTTTCCGGAAAAGTTGCTAAAAAATCTATACTGTTTGCCTTAAAATTTGCCCCCTTAAAAAAGCCAATTATCTTGCATATTTGACATAGGTCAAAGCATAGGTTTTGTAAACATGTAAGTTGCGTTCACAACAAACAAGGAGGAAATTGTATGGATATGTTTTGTTATCAATGTGAGCAGACGTCGCACGGTACGGGATGCACAAGTTTTGGTGTGTGCGGCAAGGACCCAAAGGTCGCGGTCTTGCAGGACCAGCTGGTTCATGAGACAAAAAAAATAGCTAAACACGGCGAGAAGGGAGTCGATGCCGACCGGTTCATTATCGAGGCCCTTTTTTCAACAGTAACTAACGTCAACTTCGATGCCGCAAGTCTTGAGAAGCTCGTAAATAAAGCTCACACATTTTATAAAGGTGGGGCTGCCTCTCTCGACACGCCTTCGATAGACAAGCGGAAAGGTGTAGAAGGCGATGATGTGGTTGGCCTTCAAGAGCTATTGACCTACGGATTAAAAGGGACGGCTGCTTACGCCCAACACGCGCAGATCCTCGGAAAAGAAGATGCCTCCGTTTATAGTTTCTTTCGCGAGGCACTCACGTTCCTGGCAGATGATCCAAAAGATGTGGGAAAACTGGTTGCAATGAACCTTAAGTGCGGCGAGGTGAATCTGAAGGTGATGGAGCTTTTGGATTCCGTTCACACAGGTGCGTACGGGCATCCGGTTCCGACAAAAGTAAGGATCACGCCGGTCAAGGGAAAGGCCATTCTTGTTTCAGGGCATGACCTTAAGGACATGGAAGAGCTTTTAAAGCAGACAGAAGGAAAGGGCGTTAATATCTATACGCACGGTGAGATGCTCCCTGCGCACGGATATCCGGAACTTAAAAAATATAAACATCTCGTAGGTAATTACGGCGGTGCGTGGCAGGACCAGCAAAAAGAATTTGCGGCATTCCCCGGTTCCATTCTCATGACGACCAACTGCATTCAGCGTCCACAGGATAGTTACAAGGGAAGGATATTCACGGCAGGTCTTGTTGCGTGGCCCGGGGTTACGCATATCAAGGGACATGACTTTGCTCCCGCCATAAGATCGGCGCTTGAAGCGGAAGGTTTTACTGCGAACGGTGCGGAGGAGTATATAACCGTCGGCTTCGGACACAACGCGGTCCTCGGAGTTGCGGACAAGGTTATAGAGGCGGTCAAGAAAGGCTCGATAAAACACTTTTTCCTCATTGGTGGATGCGACGGGGCAAAGAGCGGAC
This window of the Deltaproteobacteria bacterium CG11_big_fil_rev_8_21_14_0_20_49_13 genome carries:
- a CDS encoding hydroxylamine reductase translates to MFCYQCEQTSHGTGCTSFGVCGKDPKVAVLQDQLVHETKKIAKHGEKGVDADRFIIEALFSTVTNVNFDAASLEKLVNKAHTFYKGGAASLDTPSIDKRKGVEGDDVVGLQELLTYGLKGTAAYAQHAQILGKEDASVYSFFREALTFLADDPKDVGKLVAMNLKCGEVNLKVMELLDSVHTGAYGHPVPTKVRITPVKGKAILVSGHDLKDMEELLKQTEGKGVNIYTHGEMLPAHGYPELKKYKHLVGNYGGAWQDQQKEFAAFPGSILMTTNCIQRPQDSYKGRIFTAGLVAWPGVTHIKGHDFAPAIRSALEAEGFTANGAEEYITVGFGHNAVLGVADKVIEAVKKGSIKHFFLIGGCDGAKSGRNYYTEFAEKVPKDCVILTLACGKYRFNKLNFGDIGGIPRLLDIGQCNDAYSAIKIASALAGAFNCSVNELPLSLILSWYEQKAVCILLSLLHLGIKNIRLGPSLPAFVSPNVLKVLVDNYNIMPITTAENDLKAIMK